Within Pseudomonas brassicacearum, the genomic segment TTGTTCGCCGAAACCTTTCCGCGCCTGAGCTATCGCGGCGGTGGTTTGCCTGACCTTGATCGCCTGCCTTACTTCCCCGAAGTGGCCATTGAGATTCTTGACCAGTACGACGCGGTGGTGTGTGCCGGCGTCCCCGAGCCCATCAGCTACTTCGGCTACGAAGGCATTGCCTCCCGGCTGGCGGAGCGTGAACGCCTGCTGTGTCTGGCGGAGGTGGGGGACGACGTTGCCGGCGCGCTCACTGCGCTTGCCGATGCGCTTGAAGCGCCGGCTTATGTGCCAACGCCAACCGGTATCGAGCTGCCGCCAAGCGAAGCCACGTTGACACCGCAGTCCGTGGGTCAGGTACTGGCTGCATCGCTGCCGGACGACTGCATCGTTTCGGTGGAAGGCGGGACGTGCGGCTATCCGTTCTTCACCGCCTCGGCCCATGCCGCACGGCATCGGGTCTTGACCAACACCGGTGGGGCCATCGGCCAGGGCATCCCGGTGGGTTTTGGCGCCGCCATGGCCGAGCGCGGCAACCGTGTGTTCTGCCTGCAATCGGACGGCAGTGCCCAGTACACCATCCAGACCTTGTGGAGCATCGCCCGTGAGCAACTGCCGGTGGTGATCCTGATCGCGGCCAACCATCGCTACGCCATTTTGCAGAACGAGCTGCGCCGCTTCGGCATGACCGAGTTGGGTCCCGAGGCCCTGAGCCTGACGGTACTGGACCGTCCACGCATCGATTGGAAGGCCTTGGCCAAGGGCTACGGCTTGCCGGCCAGCACCGTGCACACCAATGGTGAGTTGCAGCGCGCCCTGGCCAACGCCAAGGCCGATGGCGGTCCTTGCCTGATTGAAATGGCGTTGTGAAGGAGCGGATATGAACCCGATTCAATTGTTACCTGCCGTCGAGAAGTTCCTGTCGCAGCCCGGGCGCCTGTTTATCGGCGGGACCTGGCAGGACGCTGCCAGCGGCCGCCGGTTTGCCGTGGAAAACCCGGCCACTGAGCACACCCTGGCGGAAGTCGCCGAAGGCGGCGAACGCGACGTGGATGCCGCCGTCGCTGCCGCTCGCGCGGCCTTCACCGGGCCCTGGGCGCAGCAGTCACCGGCCCAGCGCGGGTTGTTGCTGTTTCGCCTGGCGGAACTGCTCGACCAGCATCGCGAAGAGCTGGCGCAACTGATCACCCTGGAAAACGGCAAGCCAATCGCTGCGGCCCGGGGAGAAGCGGCCAGTGCGGCGAATATCATTCGTTATTTCGCGGGCTGGCCGACCAAGATCGAAGGCAGCACGCTGCCGGTGTCGCCCTCCAGTGGCGCACCGATGCTCAACTACACGTTGCGCGAGCCGGTGGGCGTCTGTGCCTTGATCGTGCCGTGGAACTTCCCGCTGACCATGTGCGTGTGGAAGCTTGGTCCGGCGCTGGCGACCGGTTGCGTCGCGGTGCTCAAGCCCGCCGAGCAGACGCCCCTGGTTGCCATTCGCCTGGTGCAGTTGATCGAGGCCGCCGGTTTCCCGGCTGGGGTGGTCAACCTGCTCACCGGCCTCGGTGTGCATACCGGCGCACCGCTGGCCCAGCACCCGGACGTGGACAAGATCGCCTTCACCGGTTCGACCCACGTAGGGCGGCTGATCGCCCAGGCGGCCACCGGCAACATGAAGAAGGTCTCGCTGGAGCTGGGTGGCAAGTCTCCCAACATCATCCTGCCGGACGCCGATATCGTCCGTGCCGCCAAAGGCGCCGCCGACGGCATTTTCTACAACCAGGGGCAGGTCTGCACCGCCGGATCGCGTCTCTATGTGCACGCCAGCGTCCTCGACCAGGTGCTTGAAGAACTCCAGCGCCACGCGGCCGCCCATGTGTTGGGGCCGGGCCTGGATCCGGCCAGCAGCATGGGTCCGCTGGTCTCGGCCCGGCAATTGGGCACGGTGCGTGGCTACCTGCAACGGGGCCAGGAAGAAGGCGCCGAGCTGATCTGCGGCGGCGACCGGCCGACCCATCTGGAGCGTGGTCATTTCATCCGCCCCAGCGTGTTCCTCGACCGCGCCGAGCGCGCCTGTGTCGCCCGGGAAGAGATCTTTGGCCCGGTGCTGACCGTCATGAGCTGGACCGAGATCGATGAACTGGTGCTGCGTGCCAACGACTCGCCTTACGGCCTGGCCGCAGGGCTCTGGACTCGCGACTTGCGTTCCGCCCATCGCGTGGCCGCCCAGTTGAAGGCCGGCTCGGTGTGGATCAACTGCTGGAACGTCGTCGACCCGGCTTCGCCATTTGGCGGCTACAAGCAATCCGGCTGGGGCCGGGAAATGAGCAAGAACGTGATCGATGCCTACACCGAAACCAAAAGTGTCTTCGTCGATCTCGCCTGAGCCGAACAATCACAAGAGGAACTGCTATGGATCTGGAATTACAAGGCCGCGTGGCGATCGTCACCGGCGGTGGCATGGGCATCGGCAAGGAAGTCGCGCGCTTTCTGTCCCAGGAAGGCTGCAAGGTGGTGATCTGCGCACGGCGCATGGAATACCTCCAGCAAGCCGCCGAGGAAATCAGCGCGCAGACCGGCAACGAGGTGCTGCCGCTGTTCTGTGACACCAACCAGATGTCGGCGGTGTCCGACATGGTCGAGGCAGCCCACAAGCACTTTGGCCGCATCGACATCCTGGTCAACGGCGCCGCGGCACCGTCCGGTGTGGTGCGCAACGACATCGAACATGCCGGCGACGACGAATTGCTCTCGGACCTCAACACCAAGGTGATCGGTTATTTCCGTTGCGCCAAGGCCGTGACTCCGCACATGAAAGCCGGCGGCTTCGGTCGCATCATCAATATCGGTGGCCTGACCGGGCGTGGCAGCAAGGTCCTCTCGGGCATGCGCAACCTGGCCATCGCCCACATGACCAAGACGCTTTCCGACCAACTGGGCCCAGCCGGCATCACGGTCAATCTGATCCACCCCGGCGTCGTGGACACCCCGCACATCCAGGAGCTGTACGAGCGCGAAGGGATCAAGCAGGGCAAGACGCCCGAGCAGGTGGAGCAGGGCTACATCGACGCAACGCCGATCCGACGCACCCTGGCGCCGATTGAAATGGGCTGGTTGATCGGCTTCCTCGCATCCCCCAAGGCCGGTGCGGTGACCGGGGAATCCATCGGCATCGACGGCGGCTTGACCCGCGGCATCTTCATTTGAGGAGCAGCAGTGATGAGTAACGGAACCCTTTTGGTCGCCACCGTAGGGCAGGCGGTCATCCGCAGCGCCGACGATGGCCGTACCTGGCATCGCCTGGGCCTGGGCCAGGACCTGGAATTCGACGCGATCACCCGCTCCCTGAGCTTGCATCCGGGGACGCCTGAGGTGATCTATGCCGGCACCGATGTCGGCCTGTGCATCAGCCGTGATACCGGCGGCCATTGGCAGCGGATGGACTCGCCGTTCAACGGCCAGACCGTCTGGAAGGTGGCCGTGGATCCCCAGGACGCGCAGCGCATTTTCGTCGGCACCGGTGCGCCGTCGCGCGCGGTGTTGTGGCGCACCCTCGATGGCGGCCAGAACTGGGAACGTGCCCCGGTGGAGATCCCGGAGTTTTGCGAAGGCGTCAGTCGTCCACGCTTGCTGGCCTTCGCCTACGACCCGACCGATCGCAACCAGCTCTGGTTCGGCCTGGAAGAGGGCGGGTTGTTCCACAGCCGTGACGGTGGCGATAGCTGGACCCGTGTCGATGACCGCCTGCTGTGGGACTTCAACTCGGATGTGCACAACATCGTGGTCCTGCCCAACCACGGGCAAAAAATCATCGTGGTGGTGTGCGTCAACGCCGTTTATCGCAGCCTCGACGAGGGGCAGACCTGGACCGGCATCGTCGCGCGGGAAACCTTCGGCCTGTACTACGTGCGCGCCATGAATGCACCGCTGGGCAGCGAGGATACGCTCTACCTGAGCATTTCCGACGGCACCCCTGGCACGACCAGCAAGGTGCTGGTCTCACGGGATGCCGCCCTCAGTTGGGAGGTGCTGCCACTGCCGCAACAGCCCAACTCTTGTGTCTGGGCGATTGCCTTGAACCCTGCCGACCCTCGCCAGATCGTCGCCGGCACCAAGTACGGGCATCTGTTCACCTCCGAGAACGGCGGTGACGGCTGGCAGAAGCAGTGGCGTGAATTCAGTGAAATCGCTGATGTGCTCTGGACGCCTGCCGTGGCGCAAATCAAGTCCGGGCATCAATCCATCATCAAGAAGAACTGAGGGATCGCGCGATGAAAGTCGAAGTCGTTCGTACTCACCTGTCGCTGTCCGTGAGCGACCCTGAAGTGTCGGCGCGCTGGTACGCCGACGTGCTGGGCATGCATGAAAGCGCCCGGGGTGAAAGCTGGATCATGATGGCCTTCGGTGCCAAGCACCACGACATCGCGTTGCTCCGCGCAGCACCCGGTGCCCACCAGGGCGGCCTGGGGCTGCAGCACTACGGGCTGGAGATCGCCGGCGACATGACCACCCTGCGCAAGCTCTACGGCATGTTGCTGAACAAGGGCGTCGAGGTGGTGAAGATCACCGACCACGAGATTGGCAACGGTGTGTATTTCAACGACCCCGACGGCAATCGCCT encodes:
- a CDS encoding acetolactate synthase large subunit, with amino-acid sequence MNGAQLIVKAAVASGIEYCFANPGTTEIPLVAAMASAPALKPVLSLFEGVCTGAADGYGRIAGKPAMTLTHLGPGFANGIANLHNARRANTPIVNVIGDHASWHVNYDPPLASDIQALAGSVSGWVRTSRTASGVGEDFQEAVRAAWQANGQIASLILPMDLQANTVQHEKAFTALQAPVRRFAGDRVEAVAQALRDGRRLVFIVGDQGLSVAGLEAAGRLAQLPGVRLFAETFPRLSYRGGGLPDLDRLPYFPEVAIEILDQYDAVVCAGVPEPISYFGYEGIASRLAERERLLCLAEVGDDVAGALTALADALEAPAYVPTPTGIELPPSEATLTPQSVGQVLAASLPDDCIVSVEGGTCGYPFFTASAHAARHRVLTNTGGAIGQGIPVGFGAAMAERGNRVFCLQSDGSAQYTIQTLWSIAREQLPVVILIAANHRYAILQNELRRFGMTELGPEALSLTVLDRPRIDWKALAKGYGLPASTVHTNGELQRALANAKADGGPCLIEMAL
- a CDS encoding aldehyde dehydrogenase family protein, whose translation is MNPIQLLPAVEKFLSQPGRLFIGGTWQDAASGRRFAVENPATEHTLAEVAEGGERDVDAAVAAARAAFTGPWAQQSPAQRGLLLFRLAELLDQHREELAQLITLENGKPIAAARGEAASAANIIRYFAGWPTKIEGSTLPVSPSSGAPMLNYTLREPVGVCALIVPWNFPLTMCVWKLGPALATGCVAVLKPAEQTPLVAIRLVQLIEAAGFPAGVVNLLTGLGVHTGAPLAQHPDVDKIAFTGSTHVGRLIAQAATGNMKKVSLELGGKSPNIILPDADIVRAAKGAADGIFYNQGQVCTAGSRLYVHASVLDQVLEELQRHAAAHVLGPGLDPASSMGPLVSARQLGTVRGYLQRGQEEGAELICGGDRPTHLERGHFIRPSVFLDRAERACVAREEIFGPVLTVMSWTEIDELVLRANDSPYGLAAGLWTRDLRSAHRVAAQLKAGSVWINCWNVVDPASPFGGYKQSGWGREMSKNVIDAYTETKSVFVDLA
- a CDS encoding SDR family NAD(P)-dependent oxidoreductase, which translates into the protein MDLELQGRVAIVTGGGMGIGKEVARFLSQEGCKVVICARRMEYLQQAAEEISAQTGNEVLPLFCDTNQMSAVSDMVEAAHKHFGRIDILVNGAAAPSGVVRNDIEHAGDDELLSDLNTKVIGYFRCAKAVTPHMKAGGFGRIINIGGLTGRGSKVLSGMRNLAIAHMTKTLSDQLGPAGITVNLIHPGVVDTPHIQELYEREGIKQGKTPEQVEQGYIDATPIRRTLAPIEMGWLIGFLASPKAGAVTGESIGIDGGLTRGIFI
- a CDS encoding VPS10 domain-containing protein produces the protein MSNGTLLVATVGQAVIRSADDGRTWHRLGLGQDLEFDAITRSLSLHPGTPEVIYAGTDVGLCISRDTGGHWQRMDSPFNGQTVWKVAVDPQDAQRIFVGTGAPSRAVLWRTLDGGQNWERAPVEIPEFCEGVSRPRLLAFAYDPTDRNQLWFGLEEGGLFHSRDGGDSWTRVDDRLLWDFNSDVHNIVVLPNHGQKIIVVVCVNAVYRSLDEGQTWTGIVARETFGLYYVRAMNAPLGSEDTLYLSISDGTPGTTSKVLVSRDAALSWEVLPLPQQPNSCVWAIALNPADPRQIVAGTKYGHLFTSENGGDGWQKQWREFSEIADVLWTPAVAQIKSGHQSIIKKN
- a CDS encoding VOC family protein, translating into MKVEVVRTHLSLSVSDPEVSARWYADVLGMHESARGESWIMMAFGAKHHDIALLRAAPGAHQGGLGLQHYGLEIAGDMTTLRKLYGMLLNKGVEVVKITDHEIGNGVYFNDPDGNRLEFFLESEHDDERGKARFKAAGAPSRHFDLDPL